The proteins below come from a single Methanothrix thermoacetophila PT genomic window:
- the rqcH gene encoding ribosome rescue protein RqcH, translated as MKKAMSNVDVAAIVAELQTRIAGGFFGKAYQSSGDAIWLTIQAREGRLDIILEAGRRAHVTRKERVVGRTPPQFPAMLRSRLSGGRIVSVEQHDFDRVMEICVERSDGRYRLVVELFPKGNMLLLDDEMRIILPLRPMSFRDRKLIAGEQYVYHAGAEDPRSVSIERLEAILHSSDADLVRTLVRNLNMGGTYGEEVCLRAGVDKNTPATALSEEEIARVHSALRDVFDIREIRPQIVYRDGEPFDVIPFPLEVYKGLEARSFERFSDALDEFFVAEPEMPKLSALERRLELQRAAIDELRAKETQLASMGDFIYQRYSEIDSILKAIAGARERGLSYTDIWERIQSSGKSAVKSLDYSGEMIVEIDGVTLELNAGLTVPQNAGRYYERAKEAAKKAAGAEEALRRTEDLLQRGEERRRSPVLKRRHKPRWFERFRWFYSSDDFLVIGGRDADGNEEIYLKYLEKRDLALHTDYPGAPLTVIKTEGREVPERTVEEAAQFAVSYSNLWREGVASGDCYVVRGDQVTKTPEHGEFLRKGAFVVRGERRYLRDVPLGVALAIADGSLIGGPVSAVRSKSSEAIELEPGEYMPDDLAKMIYRQLLEICEDRRYLKAIASPDKIVAFLPPGGSRIRRFDVRKIGV; from the coding sequence ATGAAGAAAGCAATGAGCAATGTGGATGTGGCTGCGATCGTGGCTGAGCTTCAAACCCGGATAGCCGGGGGATTTTTCGGCAAGGCCTACCAGAGCTCGGGAGATGCCATATGGCTCACAATCCAGGCACGCGAGGGGAGGCTGGATATCATCCTGGAGGCGGGAAGAAGGGCGCACGTCACCAGGAAAGAGAGAGTGGTGGGCAGGACTCCTCCGCAGTTCCCTGCGATGCTCCGCTCACGGCTCTCTGGCGGGAGGATCGTGAGCGTTGAGCAACACGACTTCGACAGGGTCATGGAGATCTGCGTTGAGAGATCTGATGGAAGGTATCGGCTGGTGGTTGAGCTCTTCCCGAAGGGGAACATGCTGCTTCTCGATGATGAAATGAGGATCATACTCCCGCTCAGGCCGATGAGCTTCAGGGACAGGAAGCTCATCGCTGGCGAGCAGTACGTATACCATGCTGGAGCAGAGGATCCGAGAAGCGTATCGATTGAGCGGCTGGAGGCGATCCTCCACAGCTCAGACGCAGATCTCGTGAGAACACTTGTTCGCAACCTCAATATGGGCGGGACGTATGGGGAGGAGGTCTGCCTCAGGGCCGGGGTGGATAAGAACACCCCTGCAACCGCTCTATCAGAGGAGGAGATCGCGAGGGTGCATTCTGCTCTGAGAGATGTCTTCGATATCAGAGAGATCAGGCCTCAGATAGTTTACAGGGACGGGGAGCCGTTTGATGTGATCCCCTTCCCGCTGGAGGTCTACAAGGGGCTCGAGGCGAGATCCTTCGAGAGGTTCAGCGATGCACTTGATGAGTTCTTCGTGGCAGAGCCGGAGATGCCCAAACTCAGCGCTCTTGAGAGAAGGCTGGAGCTCCAGAGGGCTGCGATCGATGAGCTCAGGGCCAAGGAGACTCAGCTGGCCTCGATGGGCGATTTCATTTACCAGAGGTATTCTGAGATCGACTCGATACTGAAGGCGATAGCAGGTGCGAGGGAGAGAGGGTTATCATACACAGACATCTGGGAGAGGATACAGAGCTCGGGAAAGTCTGCTGTAAAATCCCTGGATTACAGCGGCGAGATGATAGTAGAGATTGATGGGGTCACTCTGGAGCTGAATGCAGGTCTCACAGTGCCTCAGAACGCAGGGAGGTACTATGAGCGTGCTAAAGAGGCGGCGAAGAAGGCCGCAGGAGCAGAGGAGGCTCTGAGGAGGACAGAAGATCTCCTTCAGCGTGGAGAGGAGCGAAGAAGGTCTCCAGTTTTGAAACGAAGACATAAACCGAGGTGGTTCGAGAGGTTCAGGTGGTTCTACTCCTCAGATGATTTCCTTGTCATAGGCGGGAGGGATGCGGATGGGAACGAGGAGATATACCTCAAGTACCTGGAGAAGAGGGATCTCGCGCTCCACACAGACTACCCCGGAGCGCCGCTGACGGTGATAAAGACGGAGGGGCGGGAGGTGCCGGAGAGGACTGTGGAGGAGGCAGCGCAGTTCGCCGTCAGCTACAGCAACCTCTGGAGGGAGGGCGTGGCCTCGGGCGACTGTTATGTGGTCAGAGGTGATCAGGTCACCAAGACCCCAGAGCACGGCGAGTTTCTGAGAAAGGGAGCGTTCGTCGTCCGAGGGGAGCGCAGGTATCTCAGAGATGTCCCTCTGGGGGTTGCACTTGCGATCGCCGATGGATCCTTGATAGGTGGGCCGGTCTCAGCAGTGAGATCTAAAAGTTCGGAGGCGATCGAGCTCGAGCCGGGCGAGTACATGCCAGACGATCTCGCGAAGATGATATACAGGCAGCTCCTCGAGATCTGCGAGGACAGGAGGTACCTGAAGGCGATCGCGTCTCCTGATAAGATCGTGGCATTCCTGCCTCCCGGCGGATCCAGGATCAGGCGGTTTGATGTGAGGAAGATCGGCGTCTAG
- a CDS encoding homocitrate synthase family protein, which yields MSDFSVNQFLEMAGTPPLDIEICDVTLRDGEQMPGVVFKPEEKLEIARRLDEIGVEIIEAGFPVVSKSEKNAVRDICNLGLNAKISALSRSRQSDVDVAIDCGVDMVSVFIATSDLHLKYKLHMTCAEAIRCALETVEYAKEHGLIVRFSAEDATRTDFNTLKKLYKKAEEYHADYVSVADTVGIMNPRTMYYMISEIKKIVNIPICVHCHDDLGLALANTLAGAEAGAKQLHTTVNGIGERSGNTPLEELLVNLRLHYGIDRYDLSKLKSISSLVERYSGVPVAKNKAVVGDNAFAHESGIHVAAVLEEPRTYELYSPEMVGAERRIIIGKHTGAKALKYITKKMGYDLEKKDLCLLAEKVKTASEFKRPITCDELRRLILDLKIEFVYNGP from the coding sequence ATGAGCGACTTCTCCGTCAATCAGTTTCTTGAGATGGCCGGCACCCCTCCTCTGGATATAGAGATATGCGATGTAACGCTTAGGGACGGCGAGCAGATGCCGGGGGTTGTGTTCAAGCCCGAGGAGAAGCTTGAGATCGCTAGGAGGCTCGACGAGATCGGCGTCGAGATCATAGAGGCCGGATTTCCAGTTGTATCAAAGAGCGAAAAGAACGCGGTGAGAGATATCTGCAATCTCGGCCTGAATGCGAAGATATCCGCTCTCTCCAGGTCCAGGCAGTCTGATGTCGATGTGGCGATCGATTGCGGTGTTGATATGGTGAGCGTATTCATAGCGACCTCAGATCTCCATCTGAAATACAAGCTGCATATGACATGCGCAGAGGCGATAAGGTGTGCGCTGGAGACTGTTGAGTATGCAAAGGAGCATGGTCTCATAGTCAGGTTCTCGGCTGAGGATGCGACGCGAACGGATTTCAACACGCTCAAGAAGCTCTACAAAAAAGCAGAGGAGTACCACGCAGATTACGTGAGCGTGGCCGACACAGTCGGCATAATGAACCCGAGGACGATGTACTACATGATCAGCGAGATCAAGAAGATTGTGAACATTCCGATATGTGTTCACTGTCACGATGATCTCGGTCTCGCGCTGGCGAACACCCTTGCCGGAGCAGAGGCGGGCGCGAAGCAGCTCCACACCACCGTCAACGGCATCGGCGAGAGGAGCGGAAACACGCCGCTTGAGGAGCTGCTGGTCAACCTTCGCCTACACTACGGCATAGATCGCTACGATCTGAGCAAACTCAAGTCGATCTCCTCTCTGGTGGAGAGATATTCGGGCGTACCTGTTGCAAAGAACAAGGCTGTTGTTGGAGATAATGCCTTTGCGCACGAATCCGGGATCCATGTCGCCGCGGTCCTCGAGGAGCCCAGGACCTATGAGCTCTACTCCCCTGAGATGGTGGGGGCTGAGAGGAGGATCATCATCGGGAAGCACACAGGAGCCAAGGCGCTCAAGTACATCACGAAGAAGATGGGCTATGACCTGGAGAAAAAGGATCTCTGCCTCCTTGCTGAGAAGGTGAAGACCGCGAGCGAGTTCAAGAGACCGATAACATGCGATGAGTTGAGAAGACTGATCCTCGATCTCAAAATAGAGTTTGTGTACAACGGTCCGTAG
- a CDS encoding COG2426 family protein: MIEIPEWAMVMLLAMSPISELCGAIPLAIACGYSPLEAYAISVIGNLIPVAPLLLFLGPVSSFLMRYPPGYRFFTWLFSRTRRKYIEGREEVGFAALTLFVAIPLPVTGAWTGCVLAFLLGFRPLPAFLSIALGVLIAGVVVTAAVTGAFALCHTIQMSI; this comes from the coding sequence ATGATTGAGATTCCGGAATGGGCGATGGTCATGCTGCTGGCAATGTCGCCCATATCAGAGCTTTGCGGAGCGATACCCCTGGCGATTGCCTGCGGCTACTCTCCCCTCGAGGCATACGCGATCTCGGTCATTGGGAATCTGATCCCTGTGGCACCCTTGCTGCTCTTTCTGGGCCCGGTGTCCTCTTTTCTCATGAGATATCCTCCTGGATACCGGTTCTTCACGTGGCTCTTCTCGAGAACCAGAAGGAAATACATCGAGGGCAGGGAAGAGGTTGGTTTTGCCGCCTTGACGCTCTTTGTCGCCATTCCCCTGCCGGTAACCGGTGCCTGGACTGGATGCGTTCTTGCATTTCTTCTCGGATTCAGGCCACTTCCTGCATTTCTCTCAATAGCACTGGGTGTGCTCATAGCAGGCGTGGTAGTGACAGCAGCCGTCACCGGTGCGTTTGCACTCTGCCATACGATACAGATGAGCATTTGA
- a CDS encoding transposase — translation METRIKSELTVPEGSGYLFGDGEYDSRKFLNDVVDKGYMPVIKPRKISAGGFGSRIRDRIFNREIYKHRSVCEGFFGALTNWFGDRIPCFLEETTITRMLLRVLAYALRILSRFSIK, via the coding sequence GTGGAAACGAGGATAAAATCGGAACTAACAGTGCCTGAGGGATCAGGCTATTTATTTGGTGACGGTGAATATGATTCCAGGAAATTTTTGAATGATGTTGTAGATAAAGGTTACATGCCTGTTATTAAACCGAGAAAAATAAGTGCCGGTGGTTTTGGATCCAGAATCAGAGATCGGATCTTTAATAGAGAAATATACAAACACAGATCAGTTTGTGAAGGATTCTTTGGTGCTTTGACCAATTGGTTTGGAGATAGAATACCATGTTTCCTCGAAGAGACAACTATTACAAGGATGCTTCTGAGAGTACTGGCTTATGCATTGAGAATTCTATCAAGATTTAGTATAAAATAA
- a CDS encoding class I SAM-dependent methyltransferase: protein MYTWDPEEYERCSSAQQEWAMSALSELSIRGDERILDIGCGDGKITARISQLVPDGSVLGIDISPDMISFARRRYSPVIFRNLRFEQGDALDLRFDEEFDIVVSFACLHWIRDHLSVLQGIYRSLVPGGRMLVQCGGRGNAAQLLDTTSEVCLEESFASYFKDFQFPYFFYEPDDYEMWIPAAGLHTVSVKLIPKDMVHSSREALEGFLRSTWHPYLQRLPVELRSPFVQEIARRYIDRYSSPDGMIHVRMMRLQALAEKQPD from the coding sequence ATGTACACATGGGATCCGGAGGAGTACGAGAGGTGCTCCTCGGCTCAGCAGGAGTGGGCTATGAGTGCGCTCTCAGAGCTGAGTATCAGAGGAGACGAGCGCATACTCGATATCGGCTGTGGCGATGGAAAGATCACCGCCCGGATCTCACAGCTTGTGCCTGATGGATCTGTCCTCGGAATAGACATCTCCCCGGATATGATATCATTCGCGAGGCGCAGGTATTCTCCTGTGATCTTCAGGAACCTGAGATTCGAGCAGGGTGACGCACTCGACCTCCGCTTCGATGAGGAGTTCGATATAGTGGTGTCATTCGCCTGCCTCCACTGGATCAGGGACCACCTCTCAGTCCTGCAAGGCATATACAGGAGCCTTGTTCCCGGCGGCAGGATGCTCGTGCAGTGTGGCGGCAGGGGAAACGCGGCTCAGCTTTTGGATACAACATCAGAGGTGTGTCTGGAGGAAAGCTTTGCCTCTTACTTCAAGGACTTCCAATTCCCGTACTTCTTCTACGAACCTGATGATTACGAGATGTGGATCCCGGCGGCAGGTCTCCACACCGTGAGTGTGAAACTCATACCCAAGGATATGGTGCACAGCAGCCGCGAGGCGCTCGAGGGTTTCCTGAGATCAACATGGCATCCTTATCTCCAGAGGCTTCCTGTGGAGCTGCGCTCTCCATTTGTCCAGGAGATAGCGAGGCGCTACATCGATCGTTATTCATCTCCCGATGGCATGATACACGTCAGAATGATGCGGCTGCAGGCTCTGGCTGAGAAGCAGCCGGATTGA
- a CDS encoding toprim domain-containing protein gives MRPHRKNYDLEALEEQIEALLDASERGAAVIVEGPRDRDALRRIGVPGPILMSSQRSCLELAEESARSYSEIVLMTDWDARGEEIAHKMEEFLRPTGVRVDVEIRKRLKILVRKEIKDVESLWIFLERARESQGLSDLGIRAVRRAT, from the coding sequence ATGAGACCGCACAGGAAGAACTACGATCTTGAGGCACTCGAGGAGCAGATAGAGGCGCTTCTGGATGCATCGGAGCGAGGCGCAGCTGTAATCGTCGAAGGGCCGCGCGACAGGGATGCACTTCGCAGGATTGGCGTTCCTGGTCCAATACTGATGTCCTCCCAGAGATCTTGTCTGGAGCTTGCAGAGGAGAGTGCGAGATCGTATAGTGAGATCGTGCTGATGACCGACTGGGATGCGCGTGGGGAGGAGATCGCCCACAAGATGGAGGAGTTCCTCCGTCCCACTGGAGTCAGGGTCGATGTGGAGATCAGAAAGCGGCTCAAGATTCTCGTCAGAAAGGAGATAAAGGATGTCGAGAGCCTCTGGATTTTCCTGGAGAGGGCCCGTGAGAGCCAGGGTCTGAGCGATCTCGGGATACGCGCTGTAAGGCGAGCGACATGA
- a CDS encoding right-handed parallel beta-helix repeat-containing protein: protein MNMVWPWCSLGCATSGTEHPALRIAIVLVLLSSPALALHILPGQDVQSAIYSASPGDILILEAGEHRPFVVDRPLTLIGYGAFMRSDVQSPAITVRSDSVRIEGVSIAGVKRPSEEKFKYYMERYQGGSSGGTSGISTSVTFAGHLRLDLPNAAILVFGRNVTLENISVRDAEVGVFAEDLNGLLINNSTFQSCKTGVLVLRSSNVSIISTEMIDCEKAGLNASNSRAFTVTGCRAVNNTHAGLFFRNCEDIDVRDNTLSKNSEGLVFWGTNHSSATGNQADLNYYGILLAGSHNNTISGNTLVNNRRSEIVGGFGVGMSIQANSSYNLVFKNTASNNYNGLEITENCQRNALCANNISRNTHGVRLDKNWNNLIYRNNFVDNVISAYDNQTKSIWNTTVGNYYSDYRGSDGDGDGMGDTPYTIPKGSSMATDYRPLVMPFTGDIDTEKILEDIKRYAHYNPEEGNTIRVDESGATIRYTTRRAPPVFEENTNTVVERPPFTPVL from the coding sequence ATGAACATGGTATGGCCATGGTGTTCACTGGGATGCGCCACTTCAGGCACTGAGCACCCTGCTCTGCGAATCGCGATCGTACTGGTTCTTCTCTCATCACCAGCCCTGGCGTTACATATTCTCCCGGGCCAGGATGTCCAGAGCGCGATATATTCAGCCTCTCCTGGGGATATCCTGATCCTGGAGGCTGGAGAGCACAGGCCGTTCGTTGTGGACAGGCCACTGACGCTCATAGGATACGGCGCCTTCATGCGCTCCGATGTCCAGTCTCCAGCGATAACAGTTAGATCCGACAGTGTGAGGATAGAGGGAGTATCGATAGCAGGGGTGAAGAGACCATCTGAAGAGAAGTTCAAGTACTACATGGAGCGATACCAGGGAGGCTCTTCAGGTGGCACATCAGGAATTTCAACCTCTGTGACGTTCGCAGGCCATCTCAGGCTGGACCTGCCGAACGCTGCCATTCTCGTGTTTGGGAGAAATGTAACGCTGGAGAACATAAGCGTGAGGGATGCAGAGGTGGGTGTTTTCGCCGAGGACCTTAATGGTCTTCTTATAAACAATTCCACATTCCAGAGCTGCAAGACCGGCGTGCTGGTTCTGAGATCCTCGAACGTGAGCATCATCAGCACAGAGATGATCGATTGCGAGAAGGCTGGACTGAACGCCTCGAACTCCAGGGCATTCACGGTCACCGGATGCAGAGCGGTGAACAACACACATGCTGGGCTCTTCTTCAGGAACTGCGAGGATATTGATGTCAGAGACAACACCCTGAGCAAGAACTCTGAGGGGCTGGTCTTCTGGGGCACCAACCATAGCTCTGCAACGGGCAACCAAGCAGATCTGAACTACTATGGAATTCTTCTGGCGGGCTCGCACAACAATACCATCTCCGGGAACACCCTCGTCAACAACAGGAGAAGTGAGATCGTGGGGGGATTTGGAGTGGGCATGAGCATCCAGGCGAACAGCAGCTACAATCTGGTTTTCAAGAACACCGCATCAAATAACTACAACGGACTGGAGATAACGGAGAACTGCCAGAGAAACGCCCTCTGCGCGAACAACATATCCAGAAACACACACGGTGTCCGGCTCGATAAGAACTGGAACAATCTGATTTACAGGAACAACTTTGTGGACAATGTGATAAGCGCTTATGACAATCAGACGAAGAGCATATGGAACACAACCGTCGGCAATTACTACAGCGATTACAGGGGATCCGATGGTGACGGAGATGGCATGGGCGATACACCCTATACAATACCCAAGGGCAGCTCGATGGCCACCGACTACAGGCCGCTCGTGATGCCATTCACAGGTGATATCGATACAGAGAAGATCCTGGAGGATATAAAGCGATACGCCCATTACAATCCAGAGGAAGGCAATACCATCAGGGTCGATGAGAGCGGAGCCACGATAAGGTACACGACACGAAGAGCCCCTCCGGTCTTCGAGGAGAATACGAATACGGTGGTTGAACGCCCGCCGTTTACGCCTGTGCTATAA
- a CDS encoding DUF167 domain-containing protein, with protein MKTLDDAIERHPDGVVLHIDVIPGSSELVVPAGFNAWRGSIEVRLTERADKGKANRQLLQEISRAFGLTQGDVEIMSGHRSQRKVVLMRGIDAESVLAALRRSIR; from the coding sequence GTGAAGACTCTGGACGATGCGATCGAGCGCCATCCTGATGGAGTGGTTCTGCATATCGATGTTATACCGGGATCGTCGGAGCTTGTGGTTCCAGCGGGCTTCAACGCCTGGAGGGGCAGCATCGAGGTCAGGCTTACTGAGAGGGCTGATAAGGGTAAAGCCAACAGACAGCTTCTCCAGGAGATATCCAGGGCGTTTGGGCTCACTCAGGGTGATGTGGAGATAATGAGCGGCCACAGGAGCCAGAGGAAGGTGGTTCTCATGAGAGGCATCGATGCCGAATCCGTTCTGGCGGCTCTCAGGAGATCGATCAGGTGA
- a CDS encoding COG2426 family protein: MIEIPEWAMVMLLAMSPISELRGAIPLAIACGYSPLEAYAISVIGNLIPVAPLLLFLGPVSSFLMRYPPGYRFFTWLFSRTRRKYIEGREEVGFAALTLFVAIPLPVTGAWTGCVLAFLLGFRPLPAFLSIALGVLIAGVVVTAAVTGAFALCHTIQMSI; the protein is encoded by the coding sequence ATGATTGAGATTCCGGAATGGGCGATGGTCATGCTGCTGGCAATGTCGCCCATATCAGAGCTTCGCGGAGCGATACCCCTGGCGATTGCCTGCGGCTACTCTCCCCTCGAGGCATACGCGATCTCGGTCATTGGGAATCTGATCCCTGTGGCACCCTTGCTGCTCTTTCTGGGCCCGGTGTCCTCTTTTCTCATGAGATATCCTCCTGGATACCGGTTCTTCACGTGGCTCTTCTCGAGAACCAGAAGGAAATACATCGAGGGCAGGGAAGAGGTTGGTTTTGCCGCCTTGACGCTCTTTGTCGCCATTCCCCTGCCGGTAACCGGTGCCTGGACTGGATGCGTTCTTGCATTTCTTCTCGGATTCAGGCCACTTCCTGCATTTCTCTCAATAGCACTGGGTGTGCTCATAGCAGGCGTGGTAGTGACAGCAGCCGTCACCGGTGCGTTTGCACTCTGCCATACGATACAGATGAGCATTTGA
- a CDS encoding sensor histidine kinase has product MNRGYNGSEEGGRPNRYLTFRRALLLGTAILIVRSAIVLYLEDQEQLRVTIDDIIFPVVNGLAALSLFRAARTTRSKDEMMYIAWAFFAVAQVLYALGDVLWSILEIGLKETPFPSIADGPYLAYYPLFLIGVLLLPSTYQSTFERIKSLLDTGVVTIFAILIFWSLLIAPTVATLEEPDPLANAIAVAYPVADLVLAFALIALIFRRIEHIAQRPILLLAAGAVFMIIADSRFMVQALRDVYVPATLGDSFWLISYILTGLAGVLQVETVCVPVKPSAERPSPGFTWPLYIPYICAISAYAFLIWSIEQEDVNLYIRHHHLAAGVGMIILLIILRQIIAIKENTMLYAAAQKELHQRIASEREKEHLIKELESKTSEMERFIYTVSHDLRSPLITVSGFLGFLRDDIEKGAWDKVGEDIDILEGAITKMDMLLQDTLELSRIGRMMNPPEDVLFSDIVREALEQTSERIRSRGVSVVVTGDMPVVHVDRMRAVEALVNLIENSAKYMGDQRDPRIEIGCMRDGETVFYVKDNGIGIDPKNHKRVFELFYKVDNRSEGAGAGLAIVKKIIEVHGGRIWIESELGRGCTVFFTLPLSDSSITEDDSNR; this is encoded by the coding sequence ATGAATCGGGGTTATAACGGATCTGAGGAGGGTGGGCGACCGAACCGCTATTTGACGTTTCGCCGTGCTCTCCTGCTGGGCACGGCTATCCTGATCGTAAGATCCGCGATCGTTCTCTACCTCGAGGATCAGGAGCAACTGCGCGTAACCATAGATGATATCATTTTCCCGGTGGTCAACGGGCTTGCTGCACTCTCTCTCTTCAGAGCGGCGAGGACCACGAGATCAAAGGATGAGATGATGTACATCGCCTGGGCGTTCTTCGCAGTTGCGCAGGTGCTTTACGCCCTTGGAGATGTCCTCTGGAGCATCCTGGAGATCGGATTGAAGGAGACACCATTTCCGTCGATTGCTGATGGCCCCTACCTCGCATACTATCCTCTTTTCCTCATCGGCGTCCTTCTGCTCCCATCCACCTACCAGAGCACCTTCGAGCGCATAAAGTCCCTCCTGGACACGGGTGTTGTGACGATATTCGCAATCCTGATCTTCTGGAGCCTTCTCATCGCACCCACGGTCGCGACGCTTGAGGAACCAGATCCTCTCGCAAACGCGATCGCGGTCGCGTATCCGGTTGCGGATCTCGTTCTGGCATTCGCCCTCATAGCGCTCATCTTCAGAAGAATAGAGCATATAGCGCAACGACCCATCCTGCTTCTGGCAGCAGGCGCTGTTTTCATGATAATAGCGGATTCGAGATTCATGGTTCAGGCTCTGAGAGATGTCTATGTGCCCGCAACACTCGGCGACAGCTTCTGGCTGATCTCCTACATACTCACCGGACTTGCAGGAGTGCTTCAGGTGGAGACCGTCTGCGTGCCAGTAAAACCATCTGCAGAGCGACCATCACCTGGGTTCACATGGCCTCTGTACATCCCATACATCTGTGCCATCTCTGCATATGCATTCCTGATCTGGAGCATTGAACAAGAGGACGTCAACCTTTATATCCGCCACCACCATCTCGCCGCGGGCGTCGGGATGATAATACTGCTCATAATACTGAGGCAGATAATCGCGATCAAGGAGAATACGATGCTTTACGCGGCCGCCCAGAAAGAGCTGCATCAGAGGATCGCTTCTGAGCGTGAGAAGGAGCACCTCATAAAAGAGCTTGAGTCCAAGACATCGGAGATGGAGAGGTTCATATACACCGTCTCTCACGACCTCAGATCGCCTCTGATCACTGTCAGCGGGTTTCTTGGGTTCCTGAGGGATGATATTGAGAAGGGCGCATGGGATAAGGTTGGGGAGGACATCGATATACTTGAGGGCGCAATCACGAAGATGGACATGCTGCTCCAAGATACGCTGGAGCTCAGCCGCATCGGCCGGATGATGAACCCACCTGAGGACGTGCTATTCTCTGATATCGTCAGAGAGGCTCTGGAGCAGACCTCTGAGAGGATAAGGTCCAGGGGCGTGAGCGTGGTTGTGACGGGTGACATGCCAGTGGTCCACGTGGACAGGATGAGGGCTGTGGAGGCGCTTGTCAATCTCATAGAGAACAGTGCCAAGTACATGGGAGATCAGAGGGATCCGAGGATAGAGATTGGATGCATGAGGGACGGTGAAACTGTATTCTATGTAAAAGATAACGGCATCGGGATAGACCCAAAAAACCACAAGAGGGTATTCGAGCTCTTCTATAAGGTGGATAACAGATCAGAGGGCGCCGGCGCCGGACTGGCCATCGTCAAAAAGATCATCGAGGTTCATGGTGGCCGGATATGGATAGAGTCAGAGCTGGGAAGGGGATGCACGGTCTTCTTCACCCTGCCTCTATCGGATAGCTCCATAACTGAGGACGACTCCAATCGGTAG
- a CDS encoding phosphoribosylaminoimidazolecarboxamide formyltransferase, producing MKLRQAVIPAGASERAKEIARKLQELGLDIFTLSNPAFSLPNDWSGSLLIYDESVISSSNGRLLIRSAIHGGGAVLECGDNDMLEAISRDLNLADDVKRLASASALYRCMAFDASELHALQSDMYWPKYSVSLFEKVQDLRYGENWHQRAALYARPGGLGLFRAVKLNGKEMSYNNFVDAETVLEMLIDLSEYDGVPTNRPLAVIVKHANPCGVAYGSDLEEAYRWAFATDPKSAFGGVIGFNMKVDLATAEAIGDSFVEVLIAPGYEPDALELLTRNKPNRRILDIGDMLQRKDELYRGHAFRSVFGGMMLQDYDREDILEWRVVTQRSPTPEENRALRFAWKVTKYVKSNALVYTTADRTIGIGSGQVSRVDSARFGAEKAEEHGLDTRGTVAATDSFFPFRDGLDRVHEAGATAVVHPGGSIRDREVIQAADEHGMAMVFTGMRHFRH from the coding sequence ATGAAGCTCAGGCAAGCTGTGATCCCCGCCGGAGCCTCTGAACGGGCGAAGGAGATTGCAAGGAAGCTGCAGGAGCTCGGCCTGGATATCTTCACCCTTTCAAATCCGGCTTTTTCTCTGCCCAACGACTGGTCGGGGAGTCTTCTCATCTACGACGAATCCGTGATCTCAAGCTCGAATGGTCGATTGCTGATAAGATCCGCCATCCACGGCGGTGGCGCTGTTCTTGAATGCGGGGATAATGATATGCTCGAGGCAATCAGCAGAGACCTGAATCTCGCAGATGATGTAAAAAGGCTTGCTTCTGCCTCTGCTCTTTACAGGTGCATGGCATTCGACGCCTCCGAGCTCCACGCTCTCCAGTCAGACATGTACTGGCCTAAGTACAGCGTCAGCCTCTTCGAGAAGGTCCAGGACCTCAGATACGGGGAGAACTGGCACCAGAGGGCAGCACTCTACGCAAGGCCTGGAGGACTCGGGCTATTCAGGGCTGTCAAGCTCAACGGCAAGGAGATGTCCTACAACAACTTCGTCGACGCTGAGACGGTTCTGGAGATGCTCATAGACCTCTCAGAGTATGATGGCGTGCCGACAAACAGGCCTCTCGCTGTCATAGTGAAGCACGCGAATCCGTGTGGTGTTGCTTACGGCAGTGATCTGGAGGAGGCGTACAGGTGGGCGTTCGCCACAGATCCGAAGTCGGCGTTCGGCGGTGTGATCGGATTCAACATGAAGGTCGATCTCGCAACAGCAGAGGCGATAGGCGACAGCTTCGTGGAGGTTCTCATCGCTCCCGGATACGAGCCTGATGCGCTTGAGCTCCTCACGCGCAACAAGCCGAACCGCAGGATACTTGATATCGGGGACATGCTCCAGAGAAAGGATGAGCTGTACAGGGGGCATGCGTTCAGGAGCGTGTTCGGCGGGATGATGCTCCAGGACTACGACCGGGAGGACATTCTCGAGTGGAGAGTTGTCACGCAGCGCTCTCCTACTCCGGAGGAGAACAGGGCACTCAGATTCGCCTGGAAGGTCACGAAGTACGTCAAGTCTAACGCTCTGGTGTACACCACAGCGGACCGGACGATAGGAATTGGCTCAGGCCAGGTCAGCAGGGTCGACTCTGCCAGATTCGGCGCCGAGAAGGCTGAGGAGCACGGTCTCGATACAAGGGGCACCGTGGCAGCGACCGACTCGTTCTTCCCATTCCGCGATGGCCTCGACAGGGTCCACGAGGCAGGGGCGACCGCTGTTGTCCATCCGGGGGGATCGATAAGAGATAGGGAAGTAATCCAGGCGGCTGATGAACATGGTATGGCCATGGTGTTCACTGGGATGCGCCACTTCAGGCACTGA